The Phoenix dactylifera cultivar Barhee BC4 chromosome 9, palm_55x_up_171113_PBpolish2nd_filt_p, whole genome shotgun sequence genome window below encodes:
- the LOC103697056 gene encoding uncharacterized exonuclease domain-containing protein At3g15140 isoform X1 has product MAFARVFVPFPPSSSSRPSLLFLPISHLSIPFQSIRNLTVSASSSALNSSDSVEIEAPKTHRWRPMCLYYTQGKCIKMDDATHLEKFNHNYSADLKVNVTRLNRLRPQDLDYLLVLDLEGRVEILEFPVLMIDAKTMEYIDSFHRFVRPSLMSKQKIMEYIEGKYGRFGVDRVWHDTAIPFKDVLEEFEVWMTNHHLWKKDQGGSLNHAAFVTCGNWDLKTMIPKQCRISKIKMPLYFMEWINLKDIYLNFYKRTATGMMTMMRQLEIPVWGSHHLGLDDAKNIARVLQHMLADGVVLQITARRSASSPDELTISSLMETSAANVESRSKDMQQSSGKSKD; this is encoded by the exons ATGGCCTTTGCTAGGGTTTTTGTTCCTTTCCCTCCGTCATCCTCCTCGCGaccctctcttctcttcctcccaaTCTCCCACCTCTCTATCCCCTTCCAATCCATCCGTAACCTCACCGTCTCGGCTTCCTCCTCGGCCTTAAATTCCTCTGATTCAGTGGAAATCGAAGCTCCAAAGACCCATCGATGGAGACCTATGTGTCTCTACTACACGCAGGGTAAATGCATCAAG ATGGATGATGCTACCCACCTTGAGAAGTTCAATCACAATTATTCAGCAGACCTGAAAGTGAATGTTACTCGCCTGAATAGATTGAGGCCTCAAGATCTAGATTACCTATTGGTTCTTGATCTGGAGGGGAGAGTTGAGATTCTTGAATTTCCTGTTCTGATGATTGATGCCAAGACTATGGAATACATTGATTCATTCCATAG GTTTGTAAGGCCAAGCTTAATGAGTAAGCAGAAAATTATGGAATACATTGAAGGAAAATATGGAAGATTTGGAGTCGACCG AGTATGGCATGATACAGCAATCCCTTTTAAAGATGTTCTCGAGGAGTTTGAGGTATGGATGACTAATCATCACTTGTGGAAAAAGGATCAAGGAGGATCACTTAATCATGCAGCATTTGTGACCTG TGGGAATTGGGATTTGAAGACAATGATCCCTAAGCAGTGCAGAATTTCAAAGATAAAGATGCCCTTGTATTTCATGGAGTGGATTAATCTAAAGGACATTTATCTCAATTTTTACAAGAGAACG GCAACAGGAATGATGACGATGATGAGGCAACTTGAGATCCCAGTGTGGGGAAGTCATCATCTTGGTCTCGATGATGCTAAGAATATAGCAAGAGTTCTTCAGCATATGCTCGCAGATGGTGTGGTCCTGCAGATTACTGCAAGGAGGAGTGCTTCATCTCCTGATGAG CTTACCATCAGTTCTCTCATGGAGACCTCGGCTGCTAATGTGGAATCCAGAAGCAAGGACATGCAGCAAAGTTCGGGTAAAAGCAAAGATTAG
- the LOC103697245 gene encoding monothiol glutaredoxin-S3-like — protein sequence MKQAIPYSSGTAWAPRSDDGGAINGGRQPVEPTGMAARCAASGGDIRRMVEENRVVVVGRRGCCMVHVVRSLLLGQGVNPTVCEVGEDADEAALIGELPTEMVARCGGDGGAHLRRQGMALPAVFVGGRLVGGLDRLMAVHISGELVPILKQAGALWL from the coding sequence ATGAAGCAGGCGATCCCGTATAGCAGCGGGACGGCGTGGGCGCCGCGGAGCGACGACGGGGGAGCGATCAACGGCGGGAGGCAGCCGGTGGAGCCGACGGGGATGGCGGCTCGTTGCGCCGCCAGCGGGGGCGACATAAGGAGGATGGTGGAGGAGAAccgggtggtggtggtggggcgGCGCGGGTGCTGCATGGTGCATGTGGTGAGGAGCCTGCTGCTGGGGCAGGGGGTGAACCCGACGGTGTGCGAGGTCGGGGAGGACGCCGACGAGGCCGCGCTTATCGGGGAGCTGCCGACGGAGATGGTCGCCCGCTGCGGCGGGGACGGTGGGGCCCACCTCCGGCGGCAGGGGATGGCGCTTCCGGCTGTGTTCGTCGGGGGGAGGCTGGTTGGGGGGCTGGACCGGCTCATGGCCGTCCACATCTCCGGCGAGCTCGTCCCGATCTTAAAGCAAGCGGGTGCGTTATGGCTCTGA
- the LOC103697056 gene encoding uncharacterized exonuclease domain-containing protein At3g15140 isoform X2 translates to MAFARVFVPFPPSSSSRPSLLFLPISHLSIPFQSIRNLTVSASSSALNSSDSVEIEAPKTHRWRPMCLYYTQGKCIKMDDATHLEKFNHNYSADLKVNVTRLNRLRPQDLDYLLVLDLEGRVEILEFPVLMIDAKTMEYIDSFHRFVRPSLMSKQKIMEYIEGKYGRFGVDRVWHDTAIPFKDVLEEFEVWMTNHHLWKKDQGGSLNHAAFVTCGNWDLKTMIPKQCRISKIKMPLYFMEWINLKDIYLNFYKRTATGMMTMMRQLEIPVWGSHHLGLDDAKNIARVLQHMLADGVVLQITARRSASSPDEV, encoded by the exons ATGGCCTTTGCTAGGGTTTTTGTTCCTTTCCCTCCGTCATCCTCCTCGCGaccctctcttctcttcctcccaaTCTCCCACCTCTCTATCCCCTTCCAATCCATCCGTAACCTCACCGTCTCGGCTTCCTCCTCGGCCTTAAATTCCTCTGATTCAGTGGAAATCGAAGCTCCAAAGACCCATCGATGGAGACCTATGTGTCTCTACTACACGCAGGGTAAATGCATCAAG ATGGATGATGCTACCCACCTTGAGAAGTTCAATCACAATTATTCAGCAGACCTGAAAGTGAATGTTACTCGCCTGAATAGATTGAGGCCTCAAGATCTAGATTACCTATTGGTTCTTGATCTGGAGGGGAGAGTTGAGATTCTTGAATTTCCTGTTCTGATGATTGATGCCAAGACTATGGAATACATTGATTCATTCCATAG GTTTGTAAGGCCAAGCTTAATGAGTAAGCAGAAAATTATGGAATACATTGAAGGAAAATATGGAAGATTTGGAGTCGACCG AGTATGGCATGATACAGCAATCCCTTTTAAAGATGTTCTCGAGGAGTTTGAGGTATGGATGACTAATCATCACTTGTGGAAAAAGGATCAAGGAGGATCACTTAATCATGCAGCATTTGTGACCTG TGGGAATTGGGATTTGAAGACAATGATCCCTAAGCAGTGCAGAATTTCAAAGATAAAGATGCCCTTGTATTTCATGGAGTGGATTAATCTAAAGGACATTTATCTCAATTTTTACAAGAGAACG GCAACAGGAATGATGACGATGATGAGGCAACTTGAGATCCCAGTGTGGGGAAGTCATCATCTTGGTCTCGATGATGCTAAGAATATAGCAAGAGTTCTTCAGCATATGCTCGCAGATGGTGTGGTCCTGCAGATTACTGCAAGGAGGAGTGCTTCATCTCCTGATGAG GTTTAA
- the LOC103701679 gene encoding uncharacterized protein LOC103701679: protein MRKSKTTGGRERTEYYRSGSELFLSFASRSTSFAASASVTAMRGTSSKSLLSPGRGRDPTAPTLSASLSKRLRSSGSLKGGQSPMFPAVAAAGSGGGGARRKGCAFEVAEPSSPKVTCIGQVRVKSKKKKAQAKAAAMARSRSKRGSGKEARFGRTDEDCWPRKNQRWVYQLPGSICEGLRAFGTEFNCFLPCGSSPCSSSRTGEEKRGECEEKRNTSSCGHVLARFLMAMQEGEERKRGEVVGLVIEERGKRELDLVIGEREKREVDGAEKKEEVLAVGDEEEARVTACIPPRNALLLMRCRSDPVRMAALANRFWGSPATKVEVEEEEEEGEEADIEVGQHLFGLVEADREKVGAERDEAATAAAAKVSPETGVVDKEGTQEEKNSQGVILCVALEEMGSSAEEKKQRSSEERQDGNENGRKSRKEGSSADCVEVQRNPSRDVENAPLLKKSEETQMLEREEEKERDEEKGRRSSSCSSSMGKEERRSDNHKCLSKAKERGRRRSSSSRNKEKRRHSFSTARDARRHSFSQEREARRASFSIEGKRRWSFSVDKEDLIPEEENALHEEEEEKKKEDSSVVGEEAREAEAVEKPKATEEEEIELNVGGRRVEENGKVEEGVKGDEEERRELPDCLLLMMYEPKLSMEVSKETWVCSTDFLRWRPHHHLPKDSGGDGAGCCGRGGGEGERAKTERVEGGENKEVMAPAKPAFLQAAPPPPPPVPPTASAIEQKLMSVADPAGPKPPPPPAAALAYGPFVLTRCKSEPIKSSVRLAPDACFWKDGHRPIGAAGIGF, encoded by the coding sequence ATGAGGAAGAGCAAGACaacgggaggaagagagaggacgGAGTACTACCGGAGCGGCAGCGAGCTCTTCCTTAGCTTCGCCTCCCGGTCCACCTCTTTCGCAGCTTCCGCCTCCGTCACCGCCATGAGAGGCACCTCCTCCAAGTCCCTGCTCAGCCCCGGGCGGGGCCGGGACCCGACGGCGCCAACGTTGTCCGCGTCGCTGAGCAAGCGCCTGAGGAGCAGCGGGAGCCTCAAGGGCGGCCAGTCTCCGATGTTCCCGGCCGTGGCAGCCgccggcagcggcggcggcggggcgaGGAGGAAGGGATGTGCATTCGAGGTGGCGGAGCCGTCCTCCCCCAAGGTGACGTGCATCGGCCAGGTGAGGGTgaagagcaagaagaagaaggcccaGGCAAAAGCCGCGGCGATGGCGAGGTCGAGGTCGAAGAGGGGAAGCGGAAAAGAGGCGAGATTCGGGAGGACAGATGAAGACTGCTGGCCGAGAAAGAACCAGAGATGGGTGTATCAGCTCCCGGGGAGCATCTGCGAGGGGTTGCGGGCTTTCGGGACGGAGTTCAATTGCTTCCTCCCCTGCGGAAGCTCTCCCTGCTCTTCCTCGAGAACaggggaagagaagagaggagaatgcgaagagaagaggaatacgAGCTCTTGTGGGCATGTGCTTGCAAGGTTTTTGATGGCGATGCAGGAGGGGGAGGAGCGGAAGAGGGGTGAGGTGGTGGGTTTAGTGATCGAAGAAAGGGGAAAAAGAGAGCTGGATTTGGTGattggagagagggagaagagggaagTGGATGGGgcggagaaaaaagaagaggtcTTGGCGGTGGGGGATGAGGAGGAGGCGAGGGTGACTGCGTGCATTCCGCCGAGGAATGCTTTGCTGCTGATGAGGTGCAGGTCCGATCCGGTTCGAATGGCGGCATTGGCTAACCGGTTTTGGGGTTCTCCAGCTACCAAGGTCGAAgtcgaagaagaggaggaggagggggaagaaGCTGATATTGAAGTTGGGCAGCATCTCTTCGGTCTTGTAGAAGCGGATAGAGAAAAGGTTGGAGCAGAGCGAGATGAAGCagccactgctgctgctgctaaaGTGAGTCCAGAAACAGGAGTAGTAGATAAAGAGGGGACACAAGAAGAGAAAAACTCTCAAGGTGTGATTTTGTGTGTAgctcttgaagaaatgggaAGTTCGGCAGAGGAGAAGAAACAGAGGTCAAGTGAAGAGAGGCAAGATGGGAATGAGAATGGAAGAAAGAGTCGAAAGGAAGGGTCTTCAGCTGACTGTGTTGAAGTGCAGAGGAACCCATCAAGAGATGTGGAGAATGCTCCGTTGTTGAAGAAATCAGAGGAGACGCAAATGcttgaaagagaagaagaaaaagaaagggatgaGGAGAAAGGCAGAAGGTCCAGCAGCTGCTCTTCTTCCATGGGCAAGGAAGAGAGGAGATCCGACAACCACAAATGCCTTTCTAAAGCAAAGGAAAGAGGAAGGAGGCGCAGCTCCTCTTCGAGAAACAAGGAAAAGAGGCGGCACAGCTTTTCCACAGCGAGGGACGCGAGGAGGCACAGCTTCTCCCAGGAGAGAGAAGCCAGAAGAGCCAGCTTCTCCATCGAAGGTAAGCGAAGATGGAGCTTCTCCGTTGATAAAGAAGACCTCATACCAGAAGAAGAGAATGCGCTCcatgaagaggaggaggagaagaaaaaagaggataGCTCAGTGGTGGGAGAGGAAGCGAGAGAAGCCGAGGCAGTAGAAAAGCCAAAGGccacagaagaagaagaaatcgaactaaATGTAGGAGGAAGAAGAGTAGAGGAGAATGGCAAGGTAGAGGAAGGGGTTAAAGGGGATgaggaggagagaagagagCTGCCGGACTGCCTTCTACTAATGATGTATGAGCCGAAGCTTTCAATGGAGGTTTCCAAGGAGACGTGGGTCTGCAGCACCGACTTCCTCCGTTGGCGCCCCCACCACCACCTCCCCAAAGATAGCGGAGGCGACGGCGCCGGCTGCTGCGGAAGAGGAGGCGGCGAAGGAGAGAGAGCGAAGACCGAAAGGGTGGAGGGCGGTGAGAATAAGGAGGTGATGGCACCCGCTAAGCCGGCTTTCCTCCAGGCCGCGCCGCCTCCTCCGCCACCGGTGCCGCCCACCGCGTCGGCCATCGAGCAGAAGCTAATGAGCGTGGCCGACCCCGCCGGGCcgaagccgccgccgccgccggcggcaGCGTTGGCGTACGGGCCGTTCGTGCTGACGCGGTGCAAGTCGGAGCCGATTAAGTCGTCGGTGAGACTGGCGCCGGATGCGTGCTTCTGGAAGGACGGGCATCGGCCCATCGGCGCGGCCGGGATCGGCTTCTGA